A single region of the Cucumis melo cultivar AY chromosome 3, USDA_Cmelo_AY_1.0, whole genome shotgun sequence genome encodes:
- the LOC127148667 gene encoding uncharacterized protein LOC127148667 — MAVVLAVQRWRPYLLVGKFKVKTDQKALKFLLDQRVIQPQYQKWIAKLLGYSFEVVYKPGVENRAADALSRKPAKIQLFGLSITVTVDLERNKSLASSPAGLLVPLEIPQSIWSDISMEFVEGLPKSGGFEVILVVDRLSKYGHFLPLKHPFTAKLGAELFVKEMVVYGQQPPAIVSYGGVPSKNSTVEEMLWERDNILTALRDHLRLAQE; from the exons ATGGCTGTTGTGTTGGCTGTTCAACGATGGCGACCTTATCTGTTGGTAGGCAAATTTAAAGTGAAAACTGATCAAAAGGCACTGAAATTTTTGTTGGATCAGAGGGTTATTCAACCCCAATATCAAAAGTGGATAGCAAAACTGTTGGGGTATTCGTTTGAAGTTGTTTACAAACCAGGAGTAGAAAACAGAGCAGCAGATGCACTCTCAAGAAAGCCGGCTAAAATACAGTTGTTTGGGTTATCTATTACGGTAACAGTGGACTTGGAG AGAAATAAGTCATTGGCCTCGTCTCCAGCTGGGTTGTTAGTGCCGTTGGAAATTCCTCAATCCATATGGAGTGACATTTCCATGGAATTTGTGGAaggtcttccaaaatctggtggTTTTGAAGTTATTTTAGTGGTGGATCGGTTGAGTAAGTACGGTCATTTTCTTCCTCTCAAACACCCTTTTACAGCTAAGCTAGGGGCGGAATTATTTGTGAAGGAAATG GTCGTTTATGGACAACAACCCCCAGCGATAGTATCTTATGGAGGTGTACCATCTAAGAACTCAACCGTGGAAGAGATGTTATGGGAGAGGGATAATATTTTGACTGCTTTGCGTGACCATTTACGCTTGGCACAAGAGTAG
- the LOC103488647 gene encoding pentatricopeptide repeat-containing protein At1g06710, mitochondrial, whose amino-acid sequence MSRRGLKSLHFLSFSFISSPIRSNALFASNPFTIYSHSSAFAHFSSSSPDDLQGLVDFDQSLSSDTSRVQCFSPQEVSLLRDSLLNSHADSCFSDRTLQAVKMSNEAFLILDAIRNCDDGFGEKTHIVLRQFRQKLNPDLVVEILSFLRSPELCVKFFLWAGRQIGYSHTPAVYIALLDVFECGSYDRVPEEFLREIKGDDQEVLGKLLNVLIRKCCRNGLWNVALEELGRLKDFGYKPTRMTYNALVQVFLRADKLDTAQLVHREMSELGLSMDEFTLGFFAQALCKVGKWREALSLIEKEDFVPNTILYNKMISGLCEASFFEEAMDFLNRMRSSSCIPNVQTYKILLCGCLNKKQLGRCKRILSMMIAEGCYPSYTIFNSLVHAYCKSDDFLYAYKLLKKMETCECKPGYVVYNILIGSICSGGELPGPVTFELAEKAYNEMLSARTVLNKVNVVSFARCLCGFGKFEKAYKVIHEMMGNGFVPDTSTYSEVIGFLCNASRVENAFFLFKEMKGTGVIPDVYTYTILIDCFSKAGLIKQAHNWLDEMVRDGCEPTVVTYTTLIHAYLKAKKVSVANELFELMIAKGCFPNVITYTALIDGYCKSGNIEKACQIYARMRGDADIPDVDMYFKIKNNVAEKPNVVTYGALVDGLCKAHKVKDARDLLETMFVDGCEPNTIVYDALIDGFCKAAKLDEAQEVFHKMVERGYNPNVYTYSSLIDRLFKDKRLDLVLKVLSKMLENSCAPNVVIYTEMIDGLSKVAKTDEAYKLMLMMEEKGCKPNVVTYTAMIDGFGKAGKVDKCLELFREMGSKGCAPNFVTYTVLINHCCATGHLDEAYALLEEMKQTYWPKHVSSYCKVIEGYKREFILSLGLLEEVEKNGSAPIILLYKVLIDNFVKAGRLEVALELHKEVISASMSMAAKKNMYTSLIYSFSHASKIGHAFELFHDMIRDGVIPDLGTFVHLLMGLIRVRRWEEALQLSDSICQMDINWLRQEDKP is encoded by the exons ATGAGCAGAAGGGGGCTGAAATCTCTCCATTTTCTCTCATtctccttcatttcttctccaATTCGATCCAACGCCCTCTTCGCTTCAAACCCATTTACCATTTACTCTCATTCCTCCGCCTTTGCCCACTTCTCCTCTTCTTCTCCGGACGATCTCCAAGGTTTGGTTGATTTCGACCAGTCGCTTTCGTCTGACACTTCCCGTGTCCAGTGCTTTTCGCCCCAAGAAGTCTCGCTTCTGCGTGATTCCTTGTTGAATTCTCATGCTGACTCTTGTTTTTCAGACCGGACGCTTCAGGCTGTTAAGATGTCAAACGAGGCATTTTTGATACTAGATGCAATTCGCAATTGTGATGATGGGTTCGGGGAAAAAACCCATATTGTACTTAGACAGTTCAGGCAGAAGTTGAATCCTGATTTAGTGGTTGAGATTTTGAGTTTTTTGAGAAGTCCTGAACTGTGTGTCAAGTTCTTTTTGTGGGCTGGTCGACAAATTGGTTATAGTCATACTCCGGCTGTGTACATTGCGTTGTTAGATGTTTTTGAGTGTGGTAGTTATGATCGAGTACCCGAGGAGTTTCTTAGAGAAATTAAGGGTGATGATCAAGAGGTGCTTGGAAAGTTGCTTAATGTGTTGATTAGGAAGTGTTGCCGAAATGGGTTGTGGAATGTAGCATTGGAAGAGCTCGGGAGGCTTAAGGACTTTGGGTACAAGCCTACCCGAATGACTTATAATGCTTTAGTTCAAGTCTTTCTCAGGGCGGATAAGTTGGACACTGCTCAATTGGTTCATAGAGAGATGTCAGAATTAGGATTGAGTATGGATGAGTTTACTCTTGGTTTTTTTGCTCAAGCTCTCTGCAAAGTGGGCAAATGGAGAGAGGCTCTCTCATTAATTGAAAAAGAAGATTTTGTCCCTAATAcgattctttataataagatgATATCTGGACTGTGTGAAGCTTCGTTTTTTGAAGAAGCAATGGATTTTTTGAACAGGATGCGGTCTAGTTCTTGCATCCCTAATGTTCAGACTTATAAGATACTGCTTTGTggttgtttaaataaaaaacagtTGGGTCGATGTAAAAGAATTCTAAGCATGATGATTGCCGAAGGCTGTTATCCGAGTTATACGATATTTAATTCTCTTGTTCATGCTTATTGCAAATCAGATGATTTTTTATATGCTTATAAGTTGCTTAAGAAAATGGAAACATGTGAATGCAAGCCTGGCTATGTGGTTTACAACATCTTAATTGGCAGTATTTGTAGTGGTGGAGAATTACCCGGGCCAGTTACATTTGAGTTGGCTGAGAAAGCTTACAATGAGATGCTTTCTGCTAGAACCGTTTTAAATAAGGTCAACGTTGTAAGCTTTGCTCGATGCCTTTGTGGCTTTGGGAAATTTGAGAAAGCTTATAAAGTAATTCATGAAATGATGGGTAATGGTTTCGTCCCTGATACTTCTACATATTCTGAAGTGATAGGTTTTCTATGTAATGCATCCAGGGTAGAAAatgccttttttctttttaaagaaatgaaagggACTGGTGTGATTCCTGATGTTTATACATACACAATTTtaattgattgtttttctaaagCTGGCCTCATTAAACAAGCTCACAATTGGCTAGATGAAATGGTAAGAGATGGCTGTGAACCTACTGTGGTGACTTATACAACCCTTATCCATGCATATCTTAAGGCTAAGAAAGTTTCTGTTGCTAATGAACTTTTTGAGTTAATGATAGCCAAGGGTTGTTTTCCTAATGTCATTACATATACAGCTTTAATTGATGGCTATTGTAAATCAGGGAATATAGAAAAAGCTTGCCAGATTTATGCAAGAATGAGAGGTGATGCAGACATTCCTGATGTAGAtatgtattttaaaataaaaaataatgtgGCTGAAAAGCCAAATGTTGTTACGTATGGAGCTTTGGTGGATGGTTTATGCAAGGCCCATAAAGTCAAAGATGCCCGTGACTTGTTGGAGACCATGTTTGTGGATGGTTGTGAACCAAACACCATTGTATATGATGCACTAATTGATGGATTTTGTAAGGCTGCAAAGTTGGACGAAGCACAAGAGGTGTTTCATAAGATGGTAGAGCGTGGGTATAATCCTAATGTCTATACTTATAGCTCTCTTATTGATAGACTATTCAAGGATAAACGTTTAGATCTTGTTTTGAAGGTGTTGTCCAAAATGTTAGAGAATTCTTGTGCTCCAAACGTTGTTATCTACACAGAGATGATTGATGGCCTTTCTAAAGTAGCAAAGACAGATGAAGCATATAAGCTTATGTTGATGATGGAAGAGAAGGGATGTAAACCAAATGTTGTGACCTACACTGCAATGATTGATGGCTTTGGAAAAGCTGGTAAAGTTGACAAATGCCTTGAGCTTTTCAGGGAAATGGGCTCAAAAGGTTGTGCTCCAAATTTTGTCACCTACACAGTGTTGATCAACCATTGTTGTGCTACTGGCCATTTAGATGAGGCTTATGCACTGTTGGAAGAAATGAAACAGACATACTGGCCAAAACATGTATCGAGCTACTGTAAAGTCATTGAAGGCTATAAACGGGAGTTCATTCTCTCGCTTGGGCTTTTAGAGGAAGTTGAGAAGAATGGTTCTGCTCCAATTATTCTTCTATATAAGGTTCTGATTGATAACTTTGTTAAGGCAGGAAGACTGGAAGTGGCACTGGAGCTCCACAAAGAGGTTATATCGGCTTCAATGTCTATGGCTGCAAAGAAAAATATGTATACAAGTTTGATTTACAGCTTTTCTCATGCAAGTAAGATTGGTCACGCGTTTGAGTTATTTCATGATATGATAAGAGATGGTGTTATACCAGATCTTGGTACGTTTGTCCACCTTCTTATGGGGCTTATCAGAGTTAGAAGGTGGGAAGAAGCACTTCAGCTGTCGGATAGCATATGTCAAATG GATATCAATTGGTTGCGACAAGAAGACAAACCTTGA